The Pseudomonas eucalypticola genome has a window encoding:
- a CDS encoding isochorismatase, with translation MAIPKLASYPMPTPDSFPANKVSWRLDPSRAVLLIHDMQEYFLDFYGEGSPLVKQLVDNIVALRAWCHAHGVPVVYTAQPSEQSPEDRALLNDMWGPGLTSASRQVQQVVAPLRPEPQDTVLVKWRYSAFIRSPLEQMIKEGGRDQLIVCGVYAHIGCMVSATEAFMRDIQPFFVGDALADFSEEEHRMALRYVATRSGYVIANQAIIGASAKAPLDLPWLLAQVQPFLDADDGEPEPDDNLMDFGLDSVQVMTLIGNWQREGLDVSFADLAAKPTLAGWLAVLSSKR, from the coding sequence ATGGCTATCCCGAAACTCGCCAGCTACCCCATGCCCACCCCGGACAGCTTCCCGGCCAACAAGGTGTCCTGGCGCCTGGACCCATCCCGCGCCGTGCTGCTGATTCACGACATGCAGGAATACTTCCTGGATTTCTACGGTGAAGGCAGCCCGCTGGTCAAACAACTGGTGGACAACATCGTTGCGTTGCGTGCCTGGTGCCATGCCCACGGCGTGCCGGTGGTGTACACCGCCCAGCCGTCGGAGCAGAGCCCCGAGGACCGCGCCCTGCTCAACGACATGTGGGGCCCGGGCCTGACCAGCGCCAGCCGCCAGGTGCAGCAAGTGGTGGCGCCGCTACGCCCTGAGCCTCAGGACACCGTGCTGGTGAAATGGCGCTATAGCGCTTTCATCCGTTCGCCTTTGGAGCAGATGATCAAGGAAGGCGGCCGTGACCAACTGATCGTGTGCGGCGTGTACGCCCATATCGGCTGCATGGTCAGCGCCACCGAAGCCTTCATGCGCGACATTCAGCCCTTCTTCGTTGGCGACGCCTTGGCCGACTTCTCCGAAGAAGAGCACCGCATGGCCCTGCGCTACGTGGCCACCCGCAGCGGCTACGTGATCGCCAACCAGGCCATCATCGGCGCTTCTGCCAAAGCGCCGTTGGACCTGCCATGGCTGCTGGCCCAGGTCCAGCCGTTCCTGGACGCCGACGATGGCGAGCCTGAGCCGGACGACAACCTGATGGATTTCGGCCTGGACTCGGTGCAGGTCATGACCCTGATCGGCAACTGGCAGCGTGAGGGCCTGGACGTCAGCTTCGCCGATCTGGCCGCCAAGCCAACGTTGGCTGGCTGGCTGGCCGTGCTGTCGAGCAAGCGCTGA
- a CDS encoding (2,3-dihydroxybenzoyl)adenylate synthase, with protein sequence MSIAFTAWPDDLAAHYRAQGYWLDRPMTDILAQQVVARPEAPAIICGERTLSYAELDRQSNHLAAHLQAAGLRRHDTALVQLPNSAEFYVSFFALLKLGVVPVNALFSHQRQEMLAYARQIQPRLLIASRRHGLFANDHFLAELRDVAPALSTVVLEGEAGANVLSLQACLQPRDEPFETTPTAGAEVAFFQLSGGSTGTPKLIPRTHNDYYYSLRRSVELCGLSPATRFLCALPAPHNYTMSSPGALGVFIAGGCVVMAADPEPLSCFALIERHAIDWVPLVPPAVALWLRAAPEHRQRLASLKVLQVGGANFSEALARRVPEELGCRLQQVFGMAEGLVNYTRLDDDSERVFTTQGCPMSADDEVRVLDEEGRAVPLGEPGMLATRGPYTFRGYYLAPEQNAQVFDAEGFYYSGDVVQQDADGYLKVVGRVKDVINRGGEKIAAEEVENLLLHHPAVTHVALVAIPDELMGEKSCACVVASDAALKPSDLRKYLRAQGVADYKLPDRFQFMAELPLTAVGKINKKQLRDTLRTAFTHA encoded by the coding sequence ATGAGTATCGCTTTCACTGCCTGGCCCGATGACTTGGCCGCCCATTATCGCGCGCAGGGCTACTGGCTCGACCGGCCGATGACTGACATCCTCGCTCAGCAGGTGGTTGCCCGCCCCGAGGCCCCGGCGATCATCTGTGGCGAACGTACCCTGAGCTACGCCGAACTGGACCGCCAGTCCAACCACCTGGCCGCGCACCTGCAGGCCGCTGGGCTGCGCCGCCACGACACGGCGTTGGTGCAGTTGCCCAACAGCGCCGAGTTCTACGTCAGTTTCTTTGCCCTGTTGAAACTGGGCGTGGTCCCGGTCAACGCACTGTTCAGCCACCAACGCCAGGAGATGCTGGCCTATGCCCGGCAGATCCAGCCACGCTTGCTGATCGCCTCCCGCCGCCATGGCCTATTCGCCAACGACCACTTCCTGGCCGAACTGCGCGACGTGGCCCCCGCCTTGTCCACCGTGGTGCTGGAGGGGGAGGCGGGGGCCAACGTGCTGAGCCTGCAGGCGTGTCTGCAACCGCGCGACGAGCCCTTCGAGACCACGCCGACGGCGGGCGCCGAGGTTGCGTTCTTCCAGCTGTCCGGTGGCAGCACCGGCACGCCGAAATTGATTCCGCGTACCCACAACGATTACTACTACAGCCTGCGCCGCAGTGTTGAACTGTGCGGCCTGTCCCCGGCCACGCGCTTTTTGTGCGCGTTGCCGGCGCCGCACAACTACACCATGAGCTCGCCCGGTGCCCTGGGTGTGTTCATCGCCGGTGGCTGCGTGGTGATGGCCGCCGACCCCGAGCCGTTGAGCTGCTTCGCCCTGATCGAACGCCACGCCATCGACTGGGTGCCGCTGGTGCCGCCGGCGGTGGCCCTGTGGCTGCGCGCCGCGCCTGAACATCGCCAGCGCCTGGCCAGCCTCAAGGTGCTGCAGGTGGGCGGTGCCAATTTCTCCGAGGCCTTGGCGCGCCGGGTGCCCGAGGAACTGGGCTGCCGCCTGCAACAGGTGTTCGGCATGGCCGAGGGGCTGGTCAACTACACCCGCCTGGATGACGACAGCGAGCGGGTGTTCACCACCCAGGGTTGCCCGATGAGCGCCGACGACGAAGTTCGCGTGCTGGACGAAGAGGGCCGCGCGGTGCCCCTGGGCGAACCGGGCATGCTGGCTACCCGTGGCCCGTACACGTTCCGCGGTTACTACCTGGCCCCCGAGCAGAACGCCCAGGTGTTCGATGCCGAAGGGTTCTACTACTCCGGTGACGTGGTTCAGCAGGACGCCGACGGTTACCTGAAAGTGGTGGGCCGGGTCAAAGACGTGATCAACCGCGGCGGTGAAAAGATCGCCGCCGAAGAGGTCGAGAACCTGCTGCTGCACCACCCGGCCGTCACTCACGTGGCGCTGGTGGCCATCCCTGACGAATTGATGGGCGAGAAAAGCTGCGCCTGTGTGGTCGCCAGCGACGCAGCCCTGAAACCCTCGGACCTGCGCAAGTACCTGCGCGCCCAGGGCGTGGCTGACTACAAGCTGCCCGACCGCTTCCAGTTCATGGCCGAGCTACCGCTGACGGCCGTGGGCAAGATCAACAAAAAGCAACTGCGCGACACCCTGCGCACTGCCTTCACCCACGCATAA
- a CDS encoding isochorismate synthase, which translates to MERHGPAPGCPAPQPPQVRGQRSIPDEAGFKAAVTQAIANFRTSSIRKAVLSRQLEVQLADAADIEQILANLAAQNRSGYHFRVPLADGGELIGVSPELLVRKQGDQVFTNPLAGSAKRRTDAVEDREVGEALLVSEKDQYEHRLVIDDIRHVLEPVCRELHVPAGPSLLSTAAMWHLSTALEGTLRDPETSVLQLACQIHPTPAVCGAPTQLARKLIDLCEPADRGLFAGMVGWCDSHGNGEWVVTIRCGTVHEDRLRLFAGAGIVEASCPESEWKETQAKLGTMLAACGLDAKVGA; encoded by the coding sequence ATGGAGCGACACGGTCCTGCCCCAGGCTGCCCAGCCCCACAGCCGCCCCAGGTGCGGGGCCAGCGCAGCATCCCCGATGAGGCCGGGTTCAAGGCCGCCGTCACCCAGGCCATCGCCAATTTCCGCACCAGCAGCATTCGCAAGGCTGTGCTGTCGCGGCAGTTGGAAGTGCAGTTGGCCGACGCTGCGGACATCGAGCAGATCCTCGCCAACCTGGCAGCGCAGAACCGTTCCGGCTACCACTTCCGCGTGCCCCTGGCCGATGGCGGTGAGTTGATCGGGGTCAGCCCCGAGCTGTTGGTGCGCAAACAGGGCGACCAGGTGTTCACCAACCCCTTGGCCGGCTCGGCCAAGCGCCGTACCGACGCCGTGGAAGACCGGGAAGTGGGCGAAGCCCTGCTCGTGTCCGAGAAAGACCAGTACGAACACCGCCTGGTGATCGACGACATCCGCCACGTGCTGGAACCGGTGTGCCGCGAGCTGCACGTGCCAGCGGGCCCGTCACTGCTCAGCACCGCCGCCATGTGGCACCTGTCCACCGCCCTGGAAGGCACCCTGCGCGACCCTGAGACGTCGGTGCTGCAACTGGCTTGCCAGATCCACCCCACGCCGGCAGTGTGCGGTGCCCCGACCCAACTGGCGCGCAAACTCATCGACCTCTGCGAACCCGCCGACCGCGGCCTGTTCGCCGGCATGGTGGGTTGGTGCGACAGCCACGGCAACGGCGAATGGGTGGTCACCATCCGTTGCGGCACCGTGCACGAAGACCGTCTGCGCCTGTTCGCCGGCGCCGGGATCGTCGAGGCCTCGTGCCCCGAATCGGAATGGAAGGAAACCCAGGCCAAGCTCGGCACCATGCTGGCCGCCTGTGGCCTGGACGCAAAGGTAGGTGCCTGA
- the fepB gene encoding Fe2+-enterobactin ABC transporter substrate-binding protein yields the protein MTLRLPFPSLRATLCVLAACLPLLAQADAGWPRTVSGEHGSAVLDHAPKRIVSTSVTLTGALLAIDAPVVASGATVPNNRVADDQGYLRQWGAIAKARQVQRLYIGEANAESVAMAAPDLILVSATGGDSAMALYDQLSAIAPTLVVNYDDKSWQQVEQLLGQATGHEAQADALVKAFTERQAQVRKSLTLPPQPVSAFVYNPAARQANVWTRDSSQGQLLEQLGFQLASPSPAVASSQTMGKRKDIIQAGGEHMADALTGQTFLMFAAEPADTQAVLGNTLLAHLPAVGSQRVYALGADTFRLDYYSASHLLDRLQAQFGKAGTQAPAATASN from the coding sequence ATGACCCTCCGCCTGCCCTTTCCTTCCCTGCGCGCCACTTTGTGCGTGCTGGCCGCCTGCCTCCCCCTGTTGGCCCAGGCTGATGCTGGTTGGCCACGCACCGTCAGCGGTGAACACGGTAGCGCGGTGCTGGACCACGCCCCCAAGCGCATCGTCTCCACCAGCGTGACCCTCACCGGTGCGCTGCTGGCCATCGATGCACCGGTGGTCGCCAGCGGCGCCACTGTCCCCAACAACCGCGTCGCCGACGACCAGGGCTATTTGCGCCAATGGGGTGCTATCGCCAAGGCGCGGCAGGTGCAGCGCCTGTACATCGGTGAAGCCAATGCCGAGTCGGTGGCCATGGCCGCGCCCGACCTGATCCTGGTCAGCGCCACCGGCGGCGACTCGGCCATGGCGCTGTACGACCAGCTCTCGGCCATCGCCCCGACCCTGGTGGTCAACTACGACGACAAGAGCTGGCAACAGGTCGAACAACTGCTGGGCCAGGCCACCGGCCACGAAGCCCAGGCCGACGCCTTGGTCAAGGCCTTCACCGAACGCCAGGCCCAGGTGCGGAAGAGCCTGACCCTGCCGCCGCAACCGGTGTCGGCGTTCGTCTACAACCCGGCGGCACGCCAGGCCAATGTCTGGACCCGTGATTCGTCCCAGGGCCAGTTGCTGGAACAATTGGGCTTCCAACTGGCCAGCCCTTCGCCGGCCGTGGCCAGCAGCCAGACCATGGGCAAGCGCAAGGACATCATCCAGGCGGGCGGCGAGCACATGGCCGATGCCCTGACGGGCCAGACGTTCCTGATGTTCGCCGCCGAACCGGCCGACACCCAGGCTGTGCTGGGCAACACCTTGCTGGCCCACCTGCCGGCAGTGGGCAGCCAACGTGTGTATGCGCTGGGCGCCGACACCTTCCGCCTGGACTACTACAGCGCCAGCCACCTGCTGGACCGCCTGCAGGCACAGTTCGGAAAGGCCGGCACTCAGGCGCCGGCGGCCACCGCGTCGAACTGA